The proteins below are encoded in one region of Gopherus flavomarginatus isolate rGopFla2 chromosome 12, rGopFla2.mat.asm, whole genome shotgun sequence:
- the PMP22 gene encoding peripheral myelin protein 22 codes for MLLLLLGIIVLHVAVLVLLFVSTIVSQWLIVNGRTADLWQNCSTLEVPSSFQCVTSSTNEWLQSVQAMMILSIIFSVLSLFWFFCQLFTLTKGGRFYITGFFQILAGLCVMSGAAIFTVRHTDWQPATSDTAFGFAYILAWVAFPLAIISGVIYVILRKRE; via the exons ATGCTCCTTTTGTTGCTGGGGATCATCGTGCTCCATGTTGCGGTTCTGGTGCTGCTCTTTGTCTCAACAATCGTTAGC CAATGGCTCATCGTTAACGGGCGTACGGCAGACCTttggcagaactgcagcactctAGAGGTCCCGAGTTCCTTTCAGTGCGTAACGTCCTCCACGAACG agtggCTGCAGTCTGTCCAAGCTATGATGATCCTCTCCATTATCTTCAGCGTGCTGTCCTTGTTCTGGTTCTTTTGCCAGCTGTTTACGCTCACCAAGGGGGGACGGTTTTACATTACTGGATTCTTCCAGATCCTTGCCG GCCTGTGCGTGATGAGTGGTGCAGCCATCTTCACTGTGAGACACACGGACTGGCAGCCTGCCACAAGTGATACCGCCTTCGGCTTTGCCTACATCCTGGCTTGGGTGGCCTTCCCACTGGCCATCATCAGCGGGGTGATCTACGTCATCTTGAGGAAGCGCGAATAA